Sequence from the Actinomyces slackii genome:
CACCGGCCCAAGACCCTGCTGGGCAAGCGCCTCAACGACCTGGTGCGCCAGACCCTGGCGGATGTCGACGTCGTGGCCATGTGCATCCCGGCCGACGAGAAGGTCGGCCCCGGGGACCGATTCATCGCCCGCGACCTGGCCGACCTGCGCACCCCCGTCGTCGCCGTGGTCACCAAGGCCGACACGGTCAGCCGTGAGGCCTTGGCCGCCCAGCTCCTGGCAGTCGACGCCCTGGGGGACTGGGCGGACATCGTCCCGGTCTCGGCCAAGAGCGGCGAGCAGATCGACGTGCTCGAGGAGGTTTTCGTCGGTCATCTGCCACTCTCCCCGCCCCTCTACCCCACGGGGGAGATCACCGATGAGCCCCAGGAGGTCATGATCGCCGAGCTCGTGCGCGAGGCCGCCCTGGAGGGCGTGCGCGACGAGCTGCCCCACTCCCTGGCCGTCGTCGTCGACGAGATCGCCGACCCCAGGGACACCAGCCGCGAGGCCGGCCTGGTCAAGGGCACCGGCCAGCGCCTCCAGGTGCGCGTCTCCCTCGTGGTTGAGCGGGACTCCCAGAAGGCCATCGTCATCGGCCGATCCGGTGCCCGCCTCAAGGAGGTGGGCGTGCGCGCCCGCCAGGGAATCGAGAGGCTGCTGGGGCGCAAGGTCTACCTCGACCTGCACGTGCGCACCGCCAAGGACTGGCAGTCCGACCCCAAGGCCCTGGCGCGCCTCGGATTCTGATCCCCATTCGAGCCCCGGCCCCGGATCGGGGGCGTCGCGGCGGGCGACTCGCGGCGCGGATGCGCTGCGAACAAGGGCTGTGATGACGCACACTATAAGGTGGTCTCCGCTGCTGCTCCAGGCCAGCTCAGCATCATTCCCTGATACGAATGGAAGCGCACACGATGACAACGACGTCACCCCGCCCAGCCCCCAGCACCGACCCTCGGCCATGCCCGGATGAGCTCTGGGAGCTCGGCCAACGGGCCGTGGCCCGTGCCCGGCGCTGGGCCAACGCCTCCGCCTCCCTGCCGGTGCCGCGCACCGCCGCCCTCCTGTCGCGCATCCTGGCCGACCCCGAGGGCCTGGAGTTCACCACGCGCTTCGTCGACGACGTCGTGCGGCCCGCCGACCTGGAGGTGGCCGGGCGCGCCCTGCAGCGCCTGGCCTCTAGGCGCACCGACTTCCTTCCCCCCGCGCTGGCCGCCGCCATGGGCCTGGGGGGCACGGCCTCGCGCCTGGCCCCCTCGGTCGTGGCCGCGGCCGCCAGGCGCACCTTCCGCGAGATCGTCGGGGACCTCGTCGTCGACGCCACCGACAAGCGCCTGGGCTCAGCCCTGGCCCGCCTGCGCAAGGACGGCAACCGCCTCAACGTCAACCTCCTGGGAGAGGCCGTCCTGGGCGAGCAGGAGGCGGCCCGGCGACTGACCGCCGTGGCCGACCTGGTATGCCGCCAGGACGTGGACTACGTCTCGGTCAAGGTCTCGGCCGTCACCGGGCCCCACAACCCCTGGGGCTTCGACGAGGTGGTGGCCCACGGCGCGCAGGCTCTCAGCCCCCTCTACCGCCTGGCCCGTGACCACGGCACCTTCATCAACCTGGACATGGAGGACTACAAGGACCTCGACCTGACCCTGGCGGTCTTCACCTCCATCCTGAGCCAGGAGGACCTGCGCGACTACGAGGCCGGCATCGTCCTGCAGGCCTACCTGCCGGACTCCCTGGACGCCATGCAGCGCCTCCAGGCCTGGGCCGCCCAGCGCCGAGCCGCCGGCGGAGCCCCCATCAAGGTGCGCGTGGTCAAGGGGGCCAACCTGGCCATGGAGGCCGTCGACGCCCAGATCCACGGCTGGCCCATGACCACCTGGCCCACCAAGCAGGCCACCGACACCAACTACAAGCGCATCCTGGAGTGGGCCATGACTCCGGAGCGCACCGAGGCGGTGCGCCTGGGGGTGGCCGGTCAGAACCTCTTCGACATCGCCCTGGCCTATGAGATGAGGGACCAGCGCGGCCTGGCCCACGGCAGCGCCGTCGAGTTCGAGATGCTCTCGGGCATGGCCACGGGCCTGGCCGAGGTGGTGCGCCGCGACGTGGGCCAGCTCCTGCTCTACGTGCCGGTGGTCTCGCCCACGGAGTTCGACGTGGCCATCGCCTACCTGGTGCGCCGCCTGGAGGAGAACTCCGCCCCCGAGAACTTCATGTCCGGGGTCTTCGACATCGCCTCCGACGAGGCCGTCTTCAACCGCGAGCGCGACCGCTTCCTGGCCTCCCTGGCCGACGTCGACCCCACCGCGCCGCTGCCCGCCCCGCGCCGCGGCCAGAACCGGCTGGCGGAGCAGGCGGGGCAGGCCTACCAGCTGCCGCAGGCCGGCCCCGAGGACGCTCGCCGTCCCTTCGTCTCCACCCCGGACTCCGACCCGGCCCTGGCCGACAACCGCCAGTGGGCCCGTGCCATCGCCGCCGCGGTGCCCTCCAGTCAGCGCGGCGCGCAGGCCGTGGCCTCGGGGGCGGCGCGCCTGAGCACCACCCAGGCCGTGGACGCCGCCGTCGAGCTGGTGCGGGAGGCCGCCGCCGGCTGGGCGGGGCTGGGCGCCGAGAAGCGGGCCGCCATCGTGCACCGGGCGGGCGATGTCCTGGCCCGCCGGCGCGGCGAGCTCATCGAGGTGGCGGCCAGCGAGGCGGGCAAGACCATCGACCAGTCCGACCCAGAGGTCTCCGAGGCCATCGACTTCTGCCACCACTACGCGCAGATGAGCCTGGAGCTGGAGAGCCCGGAGTACCTGGCGGGGGCGCGCTTCGTGCCCTCCCGGCTGACGGTGGTGGCCTCGCCCTGGAACTTCCCCCTGGCGATCCCGGTGGGGGGAGTGGCGGCCGCCCTGGCCACCGGCAGCGGCGTCATCCTCAAGCCCGCCCCGCCGGCCAAGCGCTGCGCCGCCGAGCTGGTGGCCGCCTTCCATGAGGCGGGGATCCCCTCCGATGTCCTCATGCTGGCCCCCATCGACGACGGCGAGACCTCCCGGCACCTGGTGACCCACCCCGGTGCGGACCGGGTGATCCTCACCGGCTCCTACGACACCGCCCGCCTCTTCCGCTCCTGGAAGACCGACATGCACCTGCTGGGGGAGACCAGCGGCAAGAACGCCATCATCGTCACCCCCTCGGCGGACCCGGACCTGGCGGTGCGCGACACGGTGGCCTCGGCCTTCGCGCATGCCGGGCAGAAGTGCTCGGCCTCCTCACTGCTCATCCTGGTGGGCTCCGCGGGGCGCTCGGAGCGGATCGCCCGCCAGCTCGTCGATGCCACCGCCTCCCTGACGGTGGCCGGCCCCGAGCGCCTGGACTCCCAGGTGGGGCCCGTCGTCGTGGCCGATGAGCCCAAGGCGCTGCGGGGCCTGACCACGCTGGGCCCGGGGGAGCACTGGGTGCTGCGGCCCCGCCACCTGGGGGGAGGGCTCTGGCGGCCCGGCATTCGGGCGGGGGTGGTGCCCGGCAGTGAGTTCCACCTCACCGAGTACTTCGCCCCGGTTCTGGGGGTGATGCGCGTGGACACCCTCCAGGAGGCCATTGAGGCCGTCAACGCCGTCGACTACGGGCTGACCTCCGGCCTGCAGACCCTGGATGCCGAGGAGCTGGACCAGTGGCTGGAGGAGGTCCAGGCCGGCAACCTCTACGTCAATCGCGGCATCACCGGGGCCATCGTGCGCCGCCAGCCCTTCGGCGGGTGGAAGCGCTCGGCCATCGGCTCGACCACCAAGGCGGGAGGGCCCAGCTACCTGTTGGGGCTGGGGGACCTGGTCGCCGGGGACCGCGGCGCCCTGGCCGATCTGGAGATCGGCCCAGTCGACCCGGGCGTCGCCGGGCTCTTCGAGGCCGTGCGCCGCGACCTGCCCGATGAGGAGCTGTGCTTCCTGCGGGCGGCGTTGGCTGCGGACCAGCGGGCCTGGCAGGCCTCCTACGGCCAGTCCCGCGATGTCACGGGACTGGCCTGCGAGCGCAATGTGCTGCGCTACCGGCCCGGTCAGGTCATCATCCGGGCCCACGAGGGGACCGCTGCGGCAGATCTCGTCCGCGTCCTGGCCGCGGGAGTTCTCAGCCGCGCCAGCCTCCTGGTCTCGGTGCCCGAGCCCCTGAGCCCCTCGCTGCGCGGCGCCCTGAGCGCCGCTCAGGTCGACACGGTGGTGGAGATGCCCGTGGTGTGGCAGGCCAGGCTCGCCGATCTGGCGGCATCGGGCCAGCTGGGTGCGTGGGTGCGCATCCTGGGACCGCGCGAGCAGAGCCCGCAGGAGCGCTGGGCGCAGGCCTCCCAGGTCACTGGGGGCAGCCCGGATGTGGCGCTGTACACCGGTGAGGTCACGGCCTGCCCTCACAGCGAGCTGCTTCCCTTCCTGCGCGAGCAGGCGGTGTCCATCACCACCCACCGCTTCGGCACGCCCTTCGACCTGGCCGCTGGGATCCTGTGACCGGATCAGCGCCGGCGGGCAGGCCCGGGTCTGCCCGCCGACCTGCGCTGATAAAAGGGATCGGGCGCGGTGCCTGTAGGGTGTGGCCATGCCTATCTCCCCAGGAGAATCCCTCACCGCACCGGCTCGCAGGGCATGATGCGGCTCGACTCGCTGACAGGCCTGCGCTGGTGGGCGGCCTTCGCCGTCTTCCTGTACCACATGAAGAACCTCGCCCCGGTGCCGCTCCTGGGCGAGGTCGCCCGCTTCGGCAACCACGGCGTCGCCTTCTTCTTCGTCCTGTCGGGCTTCGTGCTGACCTGGTCGGCGGGCACCGGCGGGACCACGGTCCGCAACTTCTACTGGCGCCGCTTCGCCCGCATCTACCCCGCCCACGTCGTCGCCCTCATCCTGGCGATCCCCGTGTTCTACTCCCTGGCGCCCGACCCCGGCCAGCCCTGGGTCAAGACGCTGTCCATCGCTCCACTGCTGCTGTCCCTGGTGCTGCTGCAGAGCTGGTCCAGCGACCCGGTCATCCTCTTCTCCGGGAATCCAGCGGCCTGGACCCTCGGCGTGGAGGCCTTCTTCTACCTCCTCCACCCCTGGGGGAACCTGGTCCTGCGCAGGACGGGCAGGCGCGGGGCGCTCGTCGTGCTCGCGGCAGTCATCGCCGTCATCATGGCTCACCGCCTGGCCGCCCTCCACGATGAGGCGGGGGCACTGGCCCAGCTCCCGACGCCGGTGGCCCGGCTCGGCGAGTTCGCCCTGGGGATGGTGGTCGCGCGCCTGGTCCAGCTGGGCGCGGGCCGCTGGGTGCGCCCGTGGCTGGGCTACGGCGCGCTCCTGGCCTTCATCGCGTGGTGCGTCCTGTCCCGCCGCCACGGCTGGGCCGACGCCTGGTCCCTGGCCGCCCAACGATTCGAGCTCCAGGTGCTCGCCGTCCTGTTCGCCCTGCTCATCCTGGGCATCGCCAACCGCGACCTGGCTCAGGGCCGCTCCTGGCTCCGCCACCGCCTGATGGTCAGGCTGGGGGCCTGGTCCTTCGCCTTCTACCTGGTGCACGCCACCGTCATGTACACGGTGCGCGACGTCGTCGGCTTCCAGTCCGAGAGCGTGGGGAACCTCCTGTGGTACCCGCCGGTCCTGGCGATCGCCCTGGCCCTGGCGTGGGCCCTGTACAGGTTCATCGAGCACCCGGTTGAGCGGCGCATGCGCCACTGGGGCAACGCCCATCTGGCCTGAGCGGCCTCGTCTCGCCCCCGCCTCATATCAGGCGGGGGAATTCCTCCAGGGAGAACACGGACTCCACGGGCACGTCGAAGTACCGGGCGATGCGCAGCGCCAGGTGCAGCGAGGGCGCGTACTCGCCGCGCTCCAGGTAGCCGACCGTCTGGTAGTGCACGCCCAGTGCCTCGGCCAGCTCCCGGCGGGAGACCTTCCGGTCGGTGCGCAGCAGGGCGATCCGGTTGTGGACGGACTCCTCGCTCATCACAGGCCTGACTGGGTGCGGAGCTGGGACTGCATACGGGCCAGGTTACCGATGCTCTCCTTGCGGAAGGAGTAGCGCACGATGAAGGGCGTGCAGGCGAAGCCCACCACGGCCCAGGCCAGGAGCACTCCCAGGGCGAGCATCGGGTGGAAGGCCCCGCCGATCTCCCAGGACGGGTCTCCGACCAGCGCCCACCGGCTCAGGTGACCGGCCCAGTAGGTGGGCAGCACCTGCTGGATGACCTGCAGCCAGGTGGGAAGCTGCGACAGGGGGAAGACGAATCCACCGGTGAGCACGACGGCGGTGATCGCCAGCAGGGCGAGCACCATGGAGTACACGCCCCGGACGAGGGAGGCGATCACGAAGCCCAACGGCGCGGAGGCGGCCGAGCCGAGCAGGATGAGGGGCAGGCAGATCAGAGCCTGCATCGGGGTGACCGGCAGCGAGCGCACGGCCAGGAGGATCCCGAGCAGGACCGTGCCCTGGATGATCAGCATCTGGGTCAGCGCCGTGATCAGCTTGCCCAGTGCCCACACCAGCGGGCCGTGGGGGAGGACCCGCACCCGCACCAGCGCGCCGCCGATCCGGTCGGTGTAGGCCTCGCTGACGATCTGCAGGGAGATGAAGCCGCTGGTGGCGCCCACAGCGCTGGCGGCCAGCATGGCGCCGAACGGCAGTGAGGTGCCCTCAATGGGCTTCTGGTCCAGCACGCCGATCACCACGAAGACTCCCGCTGAGGCGAGGATGGAGAAGGCTCCACTGCCCAGGATGATGGGGCGCAGGTCGCCGATGACCTGACGGACGACGGCGCGGGCGATGGCCGGTGCTGTGCTCATGACTCCTCCTTGCGTACGAGGGCCAGGTAGGTCTCCTCGAGGGTGGGGCGGGTGATGGTGAGGTCGCTGATGGTCTCCAGGTCGAGGGCGGACACGAAGCGCTCCGGGTCGGAGGTGGAGTGGACGTGGCGCTCGCCGTCCTGACTCCAGGTGACCTCGGCGTCGTGGGCCAGGCCCTCGCGCAGCTCGGTGACGGTGCCGTCGGCCAGGATCCGGCCCTGGCTCATGATGAGGACCCGTGAGGCGATCCGCTCGGCCTCCGCCAGGTCGTGGGTGGTCATCAGGACGGCGCCCGCGTCGTCGACCCGGTCGAGGATGACCTCGTGGAGGCGGGACTTGGACACGGGGTCCAGGCCGGTGGTGGGCTCATCGAGGATGAGGACCTCGGGGCGGGCGATGAGGGCGGCGGCCATATCGATGGAGCGCCGCTGCCCGCCGGACAGTCGCGACAGGCGGGTGGTGGCCTTGTCGGCGAGTCCGACGGCCTCCAGGGCCTCGGGCACGCTCAGCAGCTCCGATGCCCTGACGGTGGTGGCGTGCATGGCTCGCACCCACTCCAGCTGGTCGGCCACCCGCCACTTGGCGTGGTCCGACCAGTTCTGCTGGACCAGGCCCACGCGCGACCAGAAGCGGGCGCCGGCGCGGCGAGGATCGGTTCCCAGGACCTCAACGGTGCCGGCCCCCGGGGTGAGAGAGCCCAGGAGGTTCTCCACCAGCGTCGTCTTGCCGACCCCGTTGGGCCCCAGCAGGCAGACGACCTCCCCTGCCCGGATGCTCAGATCAACGCCCCGCAGGACCGGGGTGGCGCCGTAGGAGAACTCCAGGTTCTCCGTGGAGATGACGCACGGCATCGTGCCTCCTTGAGTGTCAGTAGGTGCACATCTAAATGTAGTAGACATACTATCTCATGTCGAACTAGTTCGCTGACTGAATGGCTGCCATGCACCGGTCTCAGTGCGTTGCGACCTGCGCACCGCCCTGAATTGCGATAGCGTCGCCCCCGTGCGAGCGATAGGAGCCACCCCTTGCTCGGCGGCGCGTCCGCAGAGCCTGCTGCTTAGTCGCCGCGGCGGGGCCTGACAGGCCGGCACCCCGACCGCGGCTCTTCGTGCTGCCAGCCGCCGGGCGCCCAGGATCGCCCGACCGCCACCACTGACTCAGGAACCACTATGCGCACCGCACCCCCCGCACCTCAGCAGCCCTCCGGCATGCCCTACGCCAAGTACCTCCCCTTCGTCGAGACCCTCGCCACGGACCTGCCGGACCGCACCTGGCCCACTCGTCGCATCACCCAGGCCCCCCGCTGGCTGTCCACCGACCTGCGCGACGGCAACCAGTCCCTCATCGAGCCCATGGGGCCGGCCGCCAAGCGCGCCATCTTCGACCTGCTCGTGGGCATGGGCTTCAAGGAGATCGAGATCGGCTTCCCGGCCGCCTCCCAGACCGACTACGACTTCGTGCGCTCCCTGGTCGATGACGACGCCATCCCGGCCGACGTCACCATCTCCGTGCTCACCCAGTCCCGCGGCGACCTCATCGACCGCACCCTGGATGCCTGCGTGGGCATCCCGCGGGCCACCATCCACCTCTACAACGCCGTGGCCCCCCTCTTCCGCGACGTCGTCTTCCGCATGGACCGCGGCCAGGTCCGCGACCTGGCCGTCGAGGGCACCCGCCAGGTCATGGCCCGAGCCGAGAAGGTCCTGGGGGAGGAGACGATCGTCGGCTTCGAGTACTCCCCGGAGATCTTCGTGGACACCGAGCGCGAGTACGCCCTGGAGGTGTGCAGCGCCGTCATGGACGTGTGGGAGCCCGGCCAGGGCCGCGAGATCATCCTCAACCTGCCCGCCACGGTCGAGCGCGCCACCCCCAATGTCTACGCCGACCAGATCGAGTGGATGAGCCGCAACCTGCCCCACCGCGAGCATGTGTGCCTGTCCCTGCACAACCACAACGACCGCGGCTCGGGCGTGGCCGCCACCGAGCTGGGCCTGCTGGCCGGCGGCCAGCGGGTCGAGGGCTGCCTGTTCGGCCATGGCGAGCGCACCGGCAACGTGGACCTGGTGACCCTGGCCCTCAACCTGTTCAGCCAGGGAGTCGACCCCATGCTGGACATCTCCGACATCGACCACATCCGCCGCACCGTGGAGCAGGCCACCGGCATGGATGTGCCCCCGCGCACCCCCTACTCCGGCGACCTGGTCTACACCTCCTTCTCCGGCTCCCACCAGGACGCCATCAAGAAGGGATTCGCCGCCCGCGCCGCCAAGGTCCAGGCCCAGCGCGATCAGGGCCTGGATGAGGCGGCGGCCGAGACCGCCGTGCCCTGGCAGATGCCCTACCTGCCCATCGACCCCCACGATGTGGGGCGCTCCTACGAGGCCGTGGTGCGCGTCAACTCCCAGTCCGGGAAGGGGGGCGTGGCCTACCTGCTGGGCGCCACCCGCAAGCTCGACCTGCCGCGCCGCCTGCAGATCGAGTTCTCCCGGATCGTCCAGCGCCACACCGACACCTACGGCGGGGAGGTGGATGCCATGACCCTGTGGCGCATCTTCGCCGATGAGTACCTCCCCGCCCACGGCGCCCACGACTCCGAGGGCCTGGACGGGCTGGAGCCGTGGGGCCGCTACGAGTTGGCGGGGGCGACCCTGACCTCGGCGGGCTCGGGCCAGGACTCCGAGCTGACGGTCACCATCAGGGACTCCGGCCAGGAGACGACCCTGACCGCGCAGGGCAGCGGCCCCGTGGACGCCTTCGTCACCGCCCTGGAGACCACCGGCATCCAGGTGCGCATCCTGGACTACGCCGAGCACGCCCTGAGCCAGGGGCGCGACGCGCAGGCCGCCTCCTATGTGGAGTGCGAGGTCGGTGGGCAAGTCCTGTGGGGCGTGGGCATCGACGCCTCCATCACCACCGCCTCCTTCAAGGCCATCATCTCGGCCGTCAACCGCGCCCTGCGCTGAGGGCGGACCGGCCCGACGGCGATGCGCCTCGCCGTCGGGCCGACGTGGCAGACTGTGGGGGTGACGAGCAGGCTCTACCGGGACGAGGCCGTGGTCCTGCGCACCTACAGGCTGGGGGAGGCCGACCGCATCATCGTCATGCTCTCGCGCCACCACGGCCAGGTCAGGGCCGTCGCCAAGGGGGTGCGGCGCACCTCCTCGCGCTTCGGGGCGCGCCTGGAGCCCTTCTCCATGATCGACGTCCAGCTCCACGCCGGACGCGGGCTGGACACCGTCACCCAGGTGGAGACCATCGACCCCTTCGGGCGGGCCATCGCCTCCGACTACGCCATGTTCACCTGCGCCTCGACCATGGTGGAGACCGCCGAGCGACTCAGCGCCGACAACGGCGACCTGGGCACCGACTCCAGCCCCCAGCAGTACCTGCTGCTGGCCGGCGCCCTGGCCGCCATGTCCCACCGGCGCCACGCCCCCGGACTCATCCTGGACTCCTACCTGCTGCGCTCCCTGGCCCTGGCGGGCTGGGCCCCCTCCTGCTACGACTGCGCCATCTGCGGCTCGCCCGGCCCCCACGCGGCCTTCCACATCCAGGCCGGCGGCGCGGTGTGCGAGAACTGCCGCTCGGCCGGGGCCGTGGCGGTGGAGGCGGGGGCCATGGTCCTGCTGGGGGCGCTGCTCTCCGGCGACTGGGCGGTGGCCGACGCCTCCGGTCAGCGGGAGCGCTCACAGGCCTCCGGGCTAGTCTCGGCCTACGCGACCTGGCACCTGGAGCGCCGACTGCGCTCCCTGGCACTTGTGGAAAGGGCATGAGCCGTGGCAGACAACACTGATCAGCCGCTGAACGCGGGCAGCGATGACCAGCCCGTCGACGATGAGCGCTCCGAGGAGGCGGCCCTGGCCCATCCGCTGCCCGATCTGACCTACAGCGGCCCCACCCCCCTTCACCGCCCGGGCCTCATCCCCCCGGCCCTGGACCCCAAGGCCCTGCCCGCGCATGTGGCCATGGTCATGGACGGCAA
This genomic interval carries:
- the era gene encoding GTPase Era; protein product: MTEPTERPEPPQPSGLTEPALEAVQVPAPGDAPTPQPPAAAPSPAPTPIRFPSDAELMDGPNALEDEDWEDGEDGEDRENRENSPGSAEGGLASARVSVQIPDYPEDFRAGFACFVGRPNAGKSTLTNALVGTKVAITSGRPQTTRHNVRGVVHRPTAQLVLVDTPGLHRPKTLLGKRLNDLVRQTLADVDVVAMCIPADEKVGPGDRFIARDLADLRTPVVAVVTKADTVSREALAAQLLAVDALGDWADIVPVSAKSGEQIDVLEEVFVGHLPLSPPLYPTGEITDEPQEVMIAELVREAALEGVRDELPHSLAVVVDEIADPRDTSREAGLVKGTGQRLQVRVSLVVERDSQKAIVIGRSGARLKEVGVRARQGIERLLGRKVYLDLHVRTAKDWQSDPKALARLGF
- a CDS encoding proline dehydrogenase family protein, yielding MTTTSPRPAPSTDPRPCPDELWELGQRAVARARRWANASASLPVPRTAALLSRILADPEGLEFTTRFVDDVVRPADLEVAGRALQRLASRRTDFLPPALAAAMGLGGTASRLAPSVVAAAARRTFREIVGDLVVDATDKRLGSALARLRKDGNRLNVNLLGEAVLGEQEAARRLTAVADLVCRQDVDYVSVKVSAVTGPHNPWGFDEVVAHGAQALSPLYRLARDHGTFINLDMEDYKDLDLTLAVFTSILSQEDLRDYEAGIVLQAYLPDSLDAMQRLQAWAAQRRAAGGAPIKVRVVKGANLAMEAVDAQIHGWPMTTWPTKQATDTNYKRILEWAMTPERTEAVRLGVAGQNLFDIALAYEMRDQRGLAHGSAVEFEMLSGMATGLAEVVRRDVGQLLLYVPVVSPTEFDVAIAYLVRRLEENSAPENFMSGVFDIASDEAVFNRERDRFLASLADVDPTAPLPAPRRGQNRLAEQAGQAYQLPQAGPEDARRPFVSTPDSDPALADNRQWARAIAAAVPSSQRGAQAVASGAARLSTTQAVDAAVELVREAAAGWAGLGAEKRAAIVHRAGDVLARRRGELIEVAASEAGKTIDQSDPEVSEAIDFCHHYAQMSLELESPEYLAGARFVPSRLTVVASPWNFPLAIPVGGVAAALATGSGVILKPAPPAKRCAAELVAAFHEAGIPSDVLMLAPIDDGETSRHLVTHPGADRVILTGSYDTARLFRSWKTDMHLLGETSGKNAIIVTPSADPDLAVRDTVASAFAHAGQKCSASSLLILVGSAGRSERIARQLVDATASLTVAGPERLDSQVGPVVVADEPKALRGLTTLGPGEHWVLRPRHLGGGLWRPGIRAGVVPGSEFHLTEYFAPVLGVMRVDTLQEAIEAVNAVDYGLTSGLQTLDAEELDQWLEEVQAGNLYVNRGITGAIVRRQPFGGWKRSAIGSTTKAGGPSYLLGLGDLVAGDRGALADLEIGPVDPGVAGLFEAVRRDLPDEELCFLRAALAADQRAWQASYGQSRDVTGLACERNVLRYRPGQVIIRAHEGTAAADLVRVLAAGVLSRASLLVSVPEPLSPSLRGALSAAQVDTVVEMPVVWQARLADLAASGQLGAWVRILGPREQSPQERWAQASQVTGGSPDVALYTGEVTACPHSELLPFLREQAVSITTHRFGTPFDLAAGIL
- a CDS encoding acyltransferase family protein translates to MMRLDSLTGLRWWAAFAVFLYHMKNLAPVPLLGEVARFGNHGVAFFFVLSGFVLTWSAGTGGTTVRNFYWRRFARIYPAHVVALILAIPVFYSLAPDPGQPWVKTLSIAPLLLSLVLLQSWSSDPVILFSGNPAAWTLGVEAFFYLLHPWGNLVLRRTGRRGALVVLAAVIAVIMAHRLAALHDEAGALAQLPTPVARLGEFALGMVVARLVQLGAGRWVRPWLGYGALLAFIAWCVLSRRHGWADAWSLAAQRFELQVLAVLFALLILGIANRDLAQGRSWLRHRLMVRLGAWSFAFYLVHATVMYTVRDVVGFQSESVGNLLWYPPVLAIALALAWALYRFIEHPVERRMRHWGNAHLA
- a CDS encoding helix-turn-helix transcriptional regulator, translated to MSEESVHNRIALLRTDRKVSRRELAEALGVHYQTVGYLERGEYAPSLHLALRIARYFDVPVESVFSLEEFPRLI
- a CDS encoding ABC transporter permease; its protein translation is MSTAPAIARAVVRQVIGDLRPIILGSGAFSILASAGVFVVIGVLDQKPIEGTSLPFGAMLAASAVGATSGFISLQIVSEAYTDRIGGALVRVRVLPHGPLVWALGKLITALTQMLIIQGTVLLGILLAVRSLPVTPMQALICLPLILLGSAASAPLGFVIASLVRGVYSMVLALLAITAVVLTGGFVFPLSQLPTWLQVIQQVLPTYWAGHLSRWALVGDPSWEIGGAFHPMLALGVLLAWAVVGFACTPFIVRYSFRKESIGNLARMQSQLRTQSGL
- a CDS encoding ABC transporter ATP-binding protein, coding for MPCVISTENLEFSYGATPVLRGVDLSIRAGEVVCLLGPNGVGKTTLVENLLGSLTPGAGTVEVLGTDPRRAGARFWSRVGLVQQNWSDHAKWRVADQLEWVRAMHATTVRASELLSVPEALEAVGLADKATTRLSRLSGGQRRSIDMAAALIARPEVLILDEPTTGLDPVSKSRLHEVILDRVDDAGAVLMTTHDLAEAERIASRVLIMSQGRILADGTVTELREGLAHDAEVTWSQDGERHVHSTSDPERFVSALDLETISDLTITRPTLEETYLALVRKEES
- the leuA gene encoding 2-isopropylmalate synthase, translated to MRTAPPAPQQPSGMPYAKYLPFVETLATDLPDRTWPTRRITQAPRWLSTDLRDGNQSLIEPMGPAAKRAIFDLLVGMGFKEIEIGFPAASQTDYDFVRSLVDDDAIPADVTISVLTQSRGDLIDRTLDACVGIPRATIHLYNAVAPLFRDVVFRMDRGQVRDLAVEGTRQVMARAEKVLGEETIVGFEYSPEIFVDTEREYALEVCSAVMDVWEPGQGREIILNLPATVERATPNVYADQIEWMSRNLPHREHVCLSLHNHNDRGSGVAATELGLLAGGQRVEGCLFGHGERTGNVDLVTLALNLFSQGVDPMLDISDIDHIRRTVEQATGMDVPPRTPYSGDLVYTSFSGSHQDAIKKGFAARAAKVQAQRDQGLDEAAAETAVPWQMPYLPIDPHDVGRSYEAVVRVNSQSGKGGVAYLLGATRKLDLPRRLQIEFSRIVQRHTDTYGGEVDAMTLWRIFADEYLPAHGAHDSEGLDGLEPWGRYELAGATLTSAGSGQDSELTVTIRDSGQETTLTAQGSGPVDAFVTALETTGIQVRILDYAEHALSQGRDAQAASYVECEVGGQVLWGVGIDASITTASFKAIISAVNRALR
- the recO gene encoding DNA repair protein RecO — encoded protein: MTSRLYRDEAVVLRTYRLGEADRIIVMLSRHHGQVRAVAKGVRRTSSRFGARLEPFSMIDVQLHAGRGLDTVTQVETIDPFGRAIASDYAMFTCASTMVETAERLSADNGDLGTDSSPQQYLLLAGALAAMSHRRHAPGLILDSYLLRSLALAGWAPSCYDCAICGSPGPHAAFHIQAGGAVCENCRSAGAVAVEAGAMVLLGALLSGDWAVADASGQRERSQASGLVSAYATWHLERRLRSLALVERA